A section of the Dehalobacter sp. DCM genome encodes:
- a CDS encoding carboxymuconolactone decarboxylase family protein — MRMLAELFPEFAQKLDEIDELYKEKRLIDEKTYQFICFAVSIKARSKPCVIKHYKGALDAGATPRELAYIFALVMREAAGADDCWTHDVLGDWTEIVAGNVDCGCQK; from the coding sequence ATGAGAATGCTTGCTGAATTGTTTCCGGAATTTGCTCAAAAACTGGACGAAATCGATGAGTTGTATAAGGAGAAACGTCTGATCGACGAGAAAACCTATCAGTTTATCTGCTTTGCCGTATCGATCAAAGCCCGTTCCAAACCGTGTGTGATTAAGCATTATAAAGGCGCCTTGGATGCGGGAGCAACCCCGCGTGAACTAGCGTACATTTTCGCACTGGTTATGAGAGAAGCCGCAGGTGCTGACGACTGCTGGACGCATGACGTTCTAGGGGATTGGACAGAGATTGTGGCCGGTAATGTCGACTGCGGCTGTCAGAAATAA
- a CDS encoding MFS transporter, with protein sequence MDVKKIPLILGLAGFVVMADNWVVSPILPSIAGDIGVDVARAALIITAYMIPFGLFQLIFGYLADRFGKRQVVSFSMVIFTVATALCSLATGLTDLSIYRFLTGTFAASIMPISMALIGDLFPMQERHAAIGTFMGIAMLGQGASMLLGGSIAYFFNWRGVFAVYAFIAIIVTALLLTTGKKIPSEKGRAIKKEELLKPYSDVLSKPRHLIIYLMVIFEGFFLAGIFSFLGAFIKVTYGFNNFLIGVVMTLFGIMAVAGSRLSGKAVPKFGRKKTIAIGLALTVISALFFSVLGNILGVFIIGIGLFGFGQMFAHSTFLTIATGFSEKWRGVAMSFMPFCMMGGGGLGTAFGSTIVGNQSYTLLFILYGIGLTLLTLAVMISKNDLFA encoded by the coding sequence ATGGACGTTAAAAAAATACCGTTAATTCTTGGACTAGCTGGCTTTGTTGTTATGGCAGATAATTGGGTCGTATCACCGATTTTGCCTTCGATTGCGGGAGATATTGGAGTCGATGTTGCCCGGGCGGCACTGATTATTACCGCCTATATGATCCCTTTCGGTTTGTTCCAATTAATCTTTGGATACTTGGCAGATAGGTTTGGCAAGAGGCAAGTGGTCAGCTTTTCTATGGTCATCTTTACGGTTGCGACAGCGCTTTGCTCTCTGGCTACCGGATTGACTGATCTATCGATATATCGGTTCTTGACAGGAACCTTCGCTGCTTCCATCATGCCGATTTCAATGGCTTTGATTGGCGATCTCTTTCCGATGCAGGAACGTCATGCTGCTATTGGGACTTTCATGGGAATCGCCATGCTGGGGCAGGGCGCAAGTATGCTGCTCGGCGGTTCAATTGCCTATTTCTTTAATTGGCGGGGTGTTTTTGCTGTCTATGCTTTTATAGCCATTATCGTCACGGCACTTTTACTGACGACCGGCAAAAAAATTCCATCAGAAAAAGGCCGCGCCATCAAAAAGGAAGAGCTCCTCAAGCCCTATAGTGATGTTTTGAGTAAACCGCGCCATTTAATCATTTATCTGATGGTCATTTTTGAAGGATTCTTTCTGGCTGGTATTTTCTCATTTCTTGGTGCCTTTATCAAAGTTACCTATGGTTTTAATAACTTTTTGATCGGCGTGGTCATGACCTTATTCGGCATAATGGCAGTAGCCGGCAGCCGTTTATCTGGAAAAGCGGTCCCGAAATTCGGACGTAAGAAAACAATAGCGATTGGACTTGCCTTGACCGTGATTAGCGCTCTATTTTTTTCAGTATTAGGTAATATTCTCGGTGTTTTCATTATTGGAATTGGGCTCTTCGGCTTTGGCCAAATGTTTGCTCACTCGACATTCTTAACAATCGCTACCGGATTCTCAGAAAAATGGCGGGGAGTCGCCATGTCGTTTATGCCATTTTGTATGATGGGCGGCGGTGGTCTGGGGACAGCATTTGGCAGCACCATTGTCGGCAATCAGAGTTACACCCTGCTTTTCATCCTGTACGGTATCGGGCTGACTCTGTTGACCTTAGCTGTAATGATTAGTAAAAATGATCTTTTTGCCTGA
- a CDS encoding MarR family winged helix-turn-helix transcriptional regulator: protein MDKRIRTIYNLLQELSWQFGDHGFNGECCADLSLVEYMALKKILNTRSIPIQEIGIALNFTKSGATRIIDRLEQKGYVIREQSPSDGRVCCVTVTLRGVDTMTNIIERYSEYVQGILKEFEPEQIEQIENSLEMLVAAVQKNKPFECGF, encoded by the coding sequence ATGGATAAAAGGATAAGGACTATTTATAATTTACTCCAAGAGCTTTCCTGGCAATTTGGAGATCATGGGTTTAATGGAGAATGTTGTGCTGATCTTTCCTTAGTCGAGTATATGGCATTGAAAAAAATTCTGAATACCAGAAGTATTCCTATTCAGGAGATTGGAATCGCTTTGAATTTTACAAAGAGTGGTGCCACTCGGATTATTGATCGCCTGGAGCAAAAGGGATATGTTATACGGGAACAATCGCCAAGTGATGGGCGCGTGTGCTGTGTAACGGTTACGCTCAGAGGCGTTGATACAATGACAAATATAATTGAGAGATATTCAGAATATGTACAAGGCATACTGAAAGAGTTCGAGCCTGAACAAATTGAACAAATCGAAAATTCATTGGAAATGCTGGTTGCAGCAGTACAAAAAAATAAACCATTTGAATGCGGTTTCTGA